Genomic DNA from Anaerohalosphaeraceae bacterium:
ACTTCTCTTTGCCGACATGTCCAAAATCAACTTATCCGCTCCAGTACATCTGTTGCGGCCAATTATAGGGCGGTTTGTGCAGCACCTTCCAAAGCGGCCTTTTCCTCAAAACTCAGTATTGTCATCGAAGAAACGGACGAAACAGCTTTTTGGATAGAATTTCTCATTGAAGAAAGTATAATACCTCTGAAGAAATGCGAGGCGCTCTTAAAAGAAGCAGGCGAATTAACCGCCATTTTCATCGCCTCCAGGAAAACCAGTCAGTCGAAGAAACAATAATCCATAATCATTAATCAATTGTATGGCTTATACGGTTTTGGCAAGACGGTACCGCTCGCAGACCTTTGACGACGTAGTCGGGCAGGAAGCCGTTGCGCAAACCCTTAAAAACGCCATCTTGTCCGGGCGGGTGGCTCATGCGTATCTGTTTACCGGTACGCGGGGGGTGGGCAAAACCACGATGGCCCGCATCCTGGCCAAATCGCTGAATTGCCTGAATTCCAAGGAACCAACGGTTCATCCGTGTCTGGAGTGCGACAGCTGCCGGTCAATCCATACCGGCGACGATATCGATGTGATTGAGATTGACGGGGCCTCCAACAACAAGGTCGAGCATGTTCGGGAGCTGATAGCCAATGCCATTTACCGGCCGGCCCGGGCGCGCTTCAAAATCTACATCATCGATGAAGTGCACATGCTCACGTCCAACGCCTTTAACGCGCTGCTGAAGATTCTGGAGGAGCCGCCGGACTATGTAAAATTCATTTTTGCCACGACCGAGCCCAATAAGGTTCTGCCGACGATTCAGTCCCGCTGCCAGCGGTTTGATTTTGCAGCGATGAACGCGCAGACCATCACAGCGCAGCTCCGCAAAATCCTTCAGCAGGAACAGGTTGAATACGAAGAAGATTTGCTGGTTCATCTGGCCCGGCTGGCCAACGGGTCGATGCGGGATGCGCTCAGTCTGCTCGATCAGCTGCTCAGTGTCGGCCGGCGGCCGCTGACGTCGGCGATGCTGATGGAGTGCATGGGTCGGCCGGACCGCCGGCACCTGCTGAACCTGGCGGAGCAGATTGCCTCCCACAGCGCGCCGGGCGTACTGGCGGAGACGGCCCGGCTGATGGAGATGGGCCAAATGCCGGTGACGATTTGTGATGCTCTGATGGAGCTCTTTCGCGACCTGATGGTGCTCAAGGCCGCCGGAGCGGACAGCGGCATTCTGATTCTCACCGAAGCGGAAAAAAAGACGCTGGTCCAGCTGGGGGATTTGTTTGACCTTCCGGGGCTGATTTACGCTGTGACGGCGCTGGAGCGGCTTCGCTGGATGATTCGCAACAGCGAATCGGCCCGTTATCTGCTGGAGGCGGCGCTTTTGCGGCTGGCCCTCAGCGAGCATTTCATCGGCCTGGACCAGCTGGCACAGGGCCAGCCGGCCGCGGTCTCCGACATAAAAAAAAACGCTCCGCTCCCT
This window encodes:
- a CDS encoding four helix bundle protein, which translates into the protein MDAGELKRRTKQFAHRCVQMASSLPETSLCRHVQNQLIRSSTSVAANYRAVCAAPSKAAFSSKLSIVIEETDETAFWIEFLIEESIIPLKKCEALLKEAGELTAIFIASRKTSQSKKQ
- the dnaX gene encoding DNA polymerase III subunit gamma/tau yields the protein MAYTVLARRYRSQTFDDVVGQEAVAQTLKNAILSGRVAHAYLFTGTRGVGKTTMARILAKSLNCLNSKEPTVHPCLECDSCRSIHTGDDIDVIEIDGASNNKVEHVRELIANAIYRPARARFKIYIIDEVHMLTSNAFNALLKILEEPPDYVKFIFATTEPNKVLPTIQSRCQRFDFAAMNAQTITAQLRKILQQEQVEYEEDLLVHLARLANGSMRDALSLLDQLLSVGRRPLTSAMLMECMGRPDRRHLLNLAEQIASHSAPGVLAETARLMEMGQMPVTICDALMELFRDLMVLKAAGADSGILILTEAEKKTLVQLGDLFDLPGLIYAVTALERLRWMIRNSESARYLLEAALLRLALSEHFIGLDQLAQGQPAAVSDIKKNAPLPDIAAGSPPPAASQPRSVPAALTEAAFKSRWKEFLAALAQRNGMLANYLTQAVIGGFADLVLTLRFSSSFLFAAEFCRKRQEDIQRALQDFFGSRLTVRFELSGETNARPAPKAAATAPASRQQRIEVLDDPKVQMILKELNATPVEIVELPASEEESKQESEDEPLEESGAEPTESEE